A section of the Oncorhynchus tshawytscha isolate Ot180627B linkage group LG09, Otsh_v2.0, whole genome shotgun sequence genome encodes:
- the LOC112258474 gene encoding trichohyalin — protein sequence MSSWVWVQLLALLAACLRSGNAEGDPLPPGLVELVRSNPISSIEDLQLLLLSDSVDEDFSDDFLPSGQHSNNTSNRLPRSLDAQPAQQALCKVRTEVMEVTRAMLDRSNANFMLWPPCVEVQRCSGCCNTKSLQCVPVLTHTRHLQVMKIQYVDKRPNYSKAVVSVHDHVECRCQPAPRPPAAPKKKSTPRRQQKDNKGEGHPAKARSKEELHRRDELKHNQRIQLEDLLDQHWNPKDTSSDAGERKGGYGLDHDKMDPQWVLNATRQLGANEWTEPRHHDDMEEGRDSSSVNGTTTAVDIDMAQLDHEKRDRLETRGDSLFNITEGNVSRGDRQQGSLSLSEEEGDQETQRQATQTQSPSLRTNTSKQQRHGTNSSSEETKSREGANQRTEQQFHPTEETNQRPESRFPPLEEADQRRKDNETPDSERNLQHALQLEQEKLEEERKELLLLHRRLDDEKELLRREQQKQQQEEEEQQYHRPNHKHQTQTTTQRTDTVSPASTRAPSVLAGPRPPARPGPTRKRMRKNNRKRISKAAMRAMLM from the exons gggGATCCTCTCCCTCCAGGTTTGGTGGAGCTGGTTAGGAGCAACCCTATCTCTTCCATAGAGgacctgcagctgctgctgctcagtgaCTCCGTAG ATGAGGATTTCTCTGACGATTTTTTGCCGAGTGGACAACACTCCAACAACACTAGCAACCGATTGCCAAGGAGTCTGG ACGCCCAGCCGGCTCAGCAGGCACTATGTAAGGTGAGGACAGAGGTGATGGAGGTGACCCGTGCCATGTTGGACCGCAGCAACGCCAACTTCATGTTGTGGCCTCCCTGTGTGGAGGTACAGCGATGCTCTGGTTGCTGCAACACCAAGAGCCTGCAGTGTGTCCCCGTGCTGACACACACCAGGCACCTACAG gTGATGAAGATCCAGTACGTGGACAAGCGGCCCAACTACTCCAAGGCAGTCGTCTCGGTCCACGACCACGTGGAGTGTCGCTGCCAGCCCGCTCCTCGTCCCCCGGCTGCCCCCAAGAAGAAGTCCACGCCCCGCAGACAGCAGAAAGACAACAAAGGAGAGGGCCATCCAGCCAAGGCCAGATCCAAGGAGGAGCTGCACCGCAGAGATGAGCTGAAGCACAACCAGAGGATCCAGCTGGAAGACCTGCTGGACCAGCACTGGAACCCCAAGGACACCTCCTCAGACgcaggggagaggaaagggggctaTGGGCTGGACCATGACAAGATGGATCCTCAGTGGGTGCTTAACGCTACCAGACAGCTGGGGGCTAACGAGTGGACCGAACCTCGACATCACGATgacatggaggaggggagagacagtagTAGTGTCAACGGCACTACAACAGCAGTGGACATCGACATGGCACAGCTTGACCACGAGAAGAGAGATAGGCTCGAGACGCGTGGGGACTCGCTATTTAACATTACTGAGGGAAATGTCAGTAGGGGAGATAGGCAGCAGGGTAGTCTGAGCCTcagtgaagaggagggagaccaagagacacagagacaagccacacaaacacagagtccCTCGCTACGCACCAACACATCAAAGCAACAGCGACATGGGACCAACTCCTCCTCAGAGGAAACCAAAAGCAGAGAGGGAGCCAATCAAAGAACGGAACAGCAATTCCATCCTACGGAGGAAACCAATCAGAGGCCCGAGAGCAGATTCCCTCCCCTTGAGGAAGCTGATCAAAGACGTAAAGACAATGAGACCCCTGATTCAGAGAGGAACCTCCAGCACGCTCTCCAACTGGAACAGGagaagctggaggaggagaggaaggagctgTTGTTACTCCACAGGAGGCTGGACGATGAGAAGGAGCTCCTGAGACGCGAGCAACAGAAACAACAGCAAGAAGAAGAGGAGCAGCAGTACCATCGGCCTAATCATAAACATCAAACTCAAACCACCACACAAAGAACAG ACACAGTTTCACCCGCTTCGACGCGAGCGCCCTCAGTCCTGGCTGGTCCCCGGCCACCTGCTCGGCCCGGCCCAACTAGGAAGAGAATGAGGAAGAACAACCGCAAGCGTATCAGCAAGGCTGCAATGAGAGCAATGCTAATGTAG